One segment of Pleomorphomonas sp. PLEO DNA contains the following:
- a CDS encoding peroxiredoxin, which yields MTTVAVGSPAPDFTLPTDQGEVSLAALRGRPIVVYFYPKDDTSGCTREAIGFSCLADEFEKAGATVIGISPDTVEKHGKFRVKHKLTVAFGSDPEHKVAESYGAWGEKSLYGKKYFGIIRSTFLIAADGTVARAWPKVKVEGHAEDVLAAVKAL from the coding sequence ATGACCACTGTTGCTGTTGGATCCCCTGCCCCCGACTTTACCCTGCCGACCGACCAGGGCGAGGTTTCGCTCGCCGCTCTGCGGGGCCGGCCGATCGTCGTTTATTTTTATCCCAAGGACGACACATCGGGCTGCACCCGTGAGGCAATTGGTTTTTCCTGTCTGGCGGACGAATTCGAAAAGGCGGGAGCGACGGTAATCGGAATCTCGCCGGATACGGTGGAGAAGCACGGCAAGTTCCGCGTCAAGCATAAGCTGACGGTGGCGTTCGGCTCCGATCCGGAACACAAGGTGGCGGAAAGCTACGGAGCCTGGGGTGAAAAGTCGCTCTACGGCAAAAAGTATTTCGGTATTATCCGCTCTACCTTCCTGATCGCGGCCGATGGAACGGTGGCGAGAGCTTGGCCTAAGGTCAAGGTTGAAGGCCACGCCGAAGACGTGTTGGCGGCGGTCAAGGCACTCTGA
- a CDS encoding peptidoglycan DD-metalloendopeptidase family protein yields MRFKPSLTLTVSNRAQRGSAYRMSVMRPVPPWSVALMMRPQAADRYCSQSSARRIVIISRDNTRTYTFSPLALFGGLTLFLAVSLGFLAATTYLVFRDDLFDLVRERNANMQQAYEDRIARLRSEIDRISSRQILDSVAMDEKVEKIMSAQQGIADRQRAVGELIDKARSIGLIDGHNAAVPAEKHAALDSTDMTGSINAYADDGSASLVDRQFDALTSTSPKADVAKVDLRTSDGKPDLKAISSHLAAVDSEQAKAVEAIADAANSRVDAAVGVIADAGLRVNVPEASADLQDAVGGPYIPIGGAQALSSAMQEADMAFSRIELVKAEAARLPLIRPMPGGDMTSNFGSRRDPFLGSLAFHAGIDFRSPTGTDIRPTAPGVVTVAGWSGGYGNMVEVDHGNGVTTRYGHMSRIIAQVGDRVTRDTVIGEVGSTGRSTGPHLHYETRINGVPLNPVNYINAGNRLASLLP; encoded by the coding sequence ATGCGCTTCAAGCCTTCATTAACCCTAACAGTTTCTAATCGCGCTCAACGGGGCTCCGCCTACCGCATGTCGGTGATGCGGCCAGTGCCCCCTTGGAGCGTCGCGTTGATGATGAGACCGCAAGCCGCAGATCGATATTGCAGCCAGAGTTCGGCGAGACGTATCGTCATCATCAGCCGGGACAATACCCGTACGTACACCTTTAGCCCGCTGGCCCTGTTCGGCGGTCTCACCCTCTTTCTGGCGGTATCACTCGGCTTTCTCGCGGCGACGACCTATCTGGTATTTCGTGACGACCTGTTCGACTTGGTTCGCGAGCGCAACGCCAACATGCAGCAGGCCTATGAGGACCGCATCGCCCGTCTTCGCTCGGAAATCGATCGCATCTCCAGCCGGCAGATTCTCGACAGCGTCGCGATGGACGAAAAGGTCGAGAAGATCATGTCGGCCCAGCAGGGCATCGCGGACCGGCAACGAGCAGTCGGCGAACTGATCGACAAGGCACGCAGCATCGGCCTCATCGACGGCCACAACGCAGCGGTCCCCGCCGAAAAACATGCGGCTCTCGACTCAACCGACATGACCGGCTCCATCAATGCGTATGCCGATGACGGCAGCGCCAGTCTGGTAGACCGTCAGTTCGATGCGCTAACTTCGACGTCGCCAAAGGCCGACGTAGCCAAGGTCGACCTGCGCACCTCAGACGGCAAGCCGGATTTAAAAGCAATCTCCAGTCATCTCGCCGCCGTCGACTCCGAGCAGGCGAAGGCGGTAGAGGCCATCGCTGACGCTGCCAATTCACGCGTCGACGCAGCTGTGGGGGTCATTGCCGACGCCGGTTTGAGAGTGAATGTGCCGGAAGCTTCGGCGGATTTGCAAGACGCCGTCGGTGGCCCCTACATCCCCATAGGAGGCGCACAGGCTCTTTCCTCCGCCATGCAGGAAGCCGATATGGCTTTCAGCCGCATTGAGCTGGTCAAAGCCGAAGCGGCCCGTCTGCCGCTTATCCGCCCCATGCCCGGCGGCGACATGACGTCCAATTTCGGGTCGCGTCGCGATCCATTTCTCGGTTCGCTGGCATTTCACGCCGGTATCGACTTCCGCTCGCCCACAGGCACCGACATTCGGCCCACAGCACCCGGTGTCGTCACGGTGGCCGGCTGGTCGGGAGGCTATGGCAATATGGTTGAGGTCGACCACGGCAACGGCGTCACGACCCGCTACGGCCACATGTCTCGCATCATTGCCCAGGTTGGAGACCGCGTGACACGCGATACCGTTATCGGTGAGGTGGGTTCCACCGGCCGCTCAACCGGTCCACATCTGCACTACGAGACCCGCATCAACGGTGTGCCGCTCAATCCGGTCAATTACATCAACGCAGGGAACCGGCTGGCGAGTCTTCTGCCTTGA
- the prfB gene encoding peptide chain release factor 2 (programmed frameshift) yields the protein MRAEIEAIVDEIKQGMALLRRHLDWDASQQRMAELNGFVEDPTLWNDPERAQKIMRERTDLESRINGYLKLDRDLKDSVELIELGEMEDDATVVADAENTLRGLKDEIARQQVESMLSGEADSNDTYIEVNSGAGGTESQDWTNMLLRMYTRWAEQHGHKVELLEVHDGEEAGIKSATVLIKGHNAYGWLKTESGVHRLVRISPFDSQARRHTSFSSVWVYPVVDDKIEIEINESDCRIDTYRAQGAGGQHINTTDSAVRITHRPSGIVVSCQAERSQHKNRATAWNMLRARLYEAELKKREEKANAENAGKTDIGWGHQIRSYVLQPYQLVKDLRTGVESTAPSDVLNGDLDPFMEAALAQRAFGKQPAEISDID from the exons ATGCGAGCCGAAATCGAGGCCATCGTCGACGAGATCAAGCAGGGTATGGCCCTGCTGAGGAGGCATCTT GACTGGGATGCCTCCCAGCAGCGCATGGCCGAGCTGAACGGTTTCGTCGAAGATCCGACCCTGTGGAACGATCCTGAGCGCGCGCAAAAGATCATGCGCGAGCGGACCGATCTCGAAAGCCGAATCAATGGGTATCTCAAGCTCGATCGCGATCTCAAGGATAGCGTCGAGTTGATCGAACTTGGCGAGATGGAAGACGACGCTACCGTTGTCGCCGACGCCGAGAACACCCTGCGCGGCCTCAAGGACGAGATTGCCCGCCAGCAGGTGGAATCGATGCTGTCCGGCGAGGCCGACTCCAACGACACCTATATCGAGGTGAACTCGGGCGCCGGTGGCACCGAGAGCCAAGACTGGACCAATATGCTCCTGCGCATGTACACGCGCTGGGCCGAGCAGCATGGCCACAAGGTCGAACTGCTCGAAGTCCACGATGGCGAGGAGGCTGGCATCAAGAGTGCGACGGTGCTCATAAAGGGCCACAACGCCTATGGCTGGCTAAAGACCGAGTCTGGCGTTCACAGGCTGGTGCGCATTTCGCCTTTCGACAGCCAAGCAAGACGGCATACATCGTTTTCGTCCGTCTGGGTCTATCCTGTGGTCGACGACAAGATTGAGATCGAGATCAACGAGAGCGATTGCCGCATCGACACCTACCGCGCTCAGGGCGCCGGCGGTCAGCACATCAACACCACCGATTCGGCGGTGCGCATTACTCACCGCCCGTCGGGAATCGTCGTCTCCTGCCAAGCCGAGAGATCGCAACACAAGAACCGCGCCACGGCCTGGAACATGCTACGTGCCCGCCTCTACGAGGCTGAGCTGAAGAAGCGCGAGGAGAAGGCCAACGCCGAGAATGCCGGCAAGACCGACATCGGCTGGGGGCACCAGATCCGTTCCTACGTCCTGCAGCCCTACCAGTTGGTCAAGGATCTGCGGACCGGTGTCGAGAGCACCGCGCCGTCGGACGTTCTCAACGGCGACCTCGATCCCTTTATGGAGGCGGCGCTCGCTCAACGCGCCTTTGGCAAGCAGCCGGCCGAGATTTCGGATATCGACTGA
- a CDS encoding penicillin-binding protein 1A, whose amino-acid sequence MIFVRFFGWVFSITALLFLVVASGVAVYIHSLSTDLPDTNQLRNYQPPVVTRIHAADGELASEYAHERRLFLPIQMIPDRVKQAFISAEDKDFYTHPGIDLLSLAGAAVKNLDTLVSGSKKRMVGASTITQQVAKVFLLTNERTIDRKLREALLTLKIEQTYTKDQILELYLNEIYLGFRSYGVAAASLAYFDKPLSDLKLEEVAYLAALPKGPENYNPYRSRQAAVERRNYVIQQMVANGYATREEGDAAMKAPLVIAERNQSAKVFASDYFVEEVRRTLLTMYGEKGLYEGGLSVRTTLDPKMQVIARGVLQRALLRYDEAHGWRGAKKQIDVTGDWGIPLAAEAALSDVPEWNLAVVLGFDGDAARIGLQPSKGPTGNVNGERVEGVITLDQLKWAKWDSGPKRGAPVKAASDVLSVGDVIYVEKTGNAVGTLEAYRLRQFPAISGALVAMDSNTGRVRAMVGGFSFAESEFNRATQAMRQPGSSFKPFVYSAALDNGYTPASVIMDAPIEIDQGAGLGMWRPQNYGGGYIGPATLRTGIEQSRNLMTVRLAQDMGMPLVAEYARRFGIYDNMQPVLAMSLGAGETTVMRLVNAYAIIANGGRRVQPTLIDRVQDRFGRTVYKHDQRVCEGCNADDWKGQDEPQLVDEREQVLDPMTAYQITSMMEGVVQRGTATVIKSLNRPIAGKTGTTNDEKDAWFVGFTPELTVGIFLGFDTPKPMGHGSTGGLIAAPVFRDFMGQALVGQPPQEFKVPDGMTLIPINRKTGMRAYEGESAIIEAFKPGTGPSDVYSVIGGDGVAWGVPTQVNPEADKAAVSGTGGLY is encoded by the coding sequence ATGATCTTCGTAAGATTTTTCGGCTGGGTTTTCTCGATCACGGCGTTGCTGTTCCTGGTGGTAGCCAGCGGCGTGGCCGTCTATATCCATTCCCTCAGCACCGATCTGCCCGACACCAACCAGTTGCGCAATTACCAGCCGCCGGTGGTTACACGCATCCATGCCGCCGACGGTGAACTCGCCTCTGAATACGCTCACGAGCGGCGGCTGTTCCTGCCGATCCAAATGATTCCCGATCGGGTCAAGCAGGCGTTCATTTCCGCCGAGGACAAAGACTTCTACACCCATCCCGGCATCGACCTTCTGAGTCTCGCCGGCGCGGCCGTCAAAAATCTGGACACGCTCGTCTCCGGCTCCAAGAAGCGCATGGTTGGCGCCTCGACCATTACCCAGCAGGTCGCCAAGGTCTTTCTGCTCACCAATGAGCGCACAATCGACCGCAAGCTGCGCGAGGCGCTGCTGACGCTGAAGATCGAGCAGACGTATACCAAGGACCAGATCCTGGAACTGTATCTCAATGAGATCTATCTGGGTTTCCGATCTTATGGCGTCGCCGCCGCTTCGCTCGCTTATTTCGACAAGCCGCTGTCCGACCTGAAACTCGAGGAGGTGGCCTATCTGGCCGCGCTTCCCAAGGGGCCGGAAAATTACAATCCCTACCGCAGCCGGCAGGCGGCGGTCGAACGCCGCAATTATGTCATTCAACAGATGGTCGCCAATGGTTACGCGACGCGCGAGGAGGGCGACGCGGCCATGAAAGCGCCGCTTGTCATCGCCGAGCGCAATCAGTCGGCCAAGGTGTTTGCTTCCGACTATTTTGTCGAGGAGGTACGCCGGACCTTGCTGACGATGTACGGCGAGAAAGGGCTTTACGAGGGCGGGTTGTCGGTCCGCACCACGCTCGATCCAAAAATGCAGGTGATCGCTCGCGGTGTCCTTCAACGTGCGCTTTTGCGTTACGATGAGGCGCATGGCTGGCGCGGAGCGAAGAAGCAGATCGACGTGACTGGCGATTGGGGCATTCCACTTGCCGCAGAAGCGGCACTGTCGGACGTGCCTGAATGGAACCTTGCCGTGGTGCTCGGCTTTGACGGTGATGCTGCCCGGATCGGCCTTCAGCCGTCGAAGGGCCCCACCGGCAATGTCAATGGCGAGCGTGTCGAAGGCGTCATCACTCTCGATCAGCTGAAATGGGCAAAATGGGACAGCGGCCCGAAGCGGGGTGCACCCGTGAAAGCCGCCTCGGATGTGCTTTCGGTTGGCGACGTGATCTATGTCGAGAAGACCGGTAATGCCGTCGGCACGCTCGAGGCCTATCGGCTCCGGCAGTTTCCGGCCATTTCCGGCGCGCTGGTGGCCATGGACTCCAACACGGGCCGTGTCCGCGCCATGGTTGGCGGTTTTTCCTTCGCGGAAAGCGAATTCAACAGGGCGACGCAGGCGATGCGCCAGCCGGGGTCGTCGTTCAAGCCCTTTGTTTACTCCGCGGCGCTCGACAACGGCTATACGCCGGCTTCGGTGATCATGGACGCGCCGATCGAGATCGACCAGGGCGCGGGCCTCGGCATGTGGCGGCCGCAAAACTATGGCGGTGGCTATATCGGTCCGGCGACGCTCCGCACAGGCATCGAACAGTCGCGCAACCTGATGACGGTGCGCCTTGCCCAGGACATGGGCATGCCGCTCGTCGCCGAATACGCACGTCGCTTCGGTATCTACGACAACATGCAGCCGGTGCTCGCCATGTCGCTTGGTGCCGGCGAGACGACGGTGATGCGCCTCGTTAACGCCTATGCCATCATTGCCAACGGCGGCCGCCGCGTACAGCCGACTCTGATCGACCGCGTCCAGGATCGCTTTGGACGGACGGTCTACAAGCATGATCAGCGGGTCTGCGAAGGCTGTAACGCCGACGATTGGAAGGGCCAGGACGAGCCTCAACTGGTTGATGAGCGCGAGCAGGTGCTCGACCCGATGACCGCCTATCAGATCACCTCGATGATGGAAGGCGTCGTCCAGCGCGGCACGGCCACCGTGATCAAGAGCCTCAATCGTCCCATCGCCGGCAAGACCGGTACCACCAATGACGAGAAGGACGCCTGGTTCGTCGGCTTCACGCCTGAACTGACCGTCGGAATCTTCCTCGGCTTCGACACGCCCAAGCCCATGGGGCATGGATCAACCGGCGGCTTGATCGCCGCTCCGGTTTTCCGCGATTTCATGGGCCAAGCGCTGGTCGGTCAGCCGCCACAGGAATTCAAGGTTCCCGACGGCATGACGCTCATCCCGATCAATCGCAAAACCGGCATGCGCGCCTACGAGGGCGAGAGCGCCATCATTGAGGCGTTCAAGCCGGGCACCGGTCCGTCCGACGTCTATTCCGTGATCGGTGGCGACGGCGTGGCCTGGGGTGTCCCCACCCAAGTTAATCCCGAGGCCGACAAGGCAGCAGTGAGTGGTACCGGCGGTCTCTATTGA
- a CDS encoding N-acetylmuramoyl-L-alanine amidase: protein MTTVANRFAVFFRVVTVAVMTLVCLTAGVLAEGAPVATDGRVVGDDSRTRFVLDISGEVDLSAFTLGEPYRVVIDLPEVDFHLPPGTGSTGRGLVADWRYGQFAAGRSRIVLDVTGPVKIDKAFVLPAVENQPARLVLDLLKTTTAAFEEDLRKSQLARDSANEAPVQKADQLPPPDRSKREKPLIVIDPGHGGVDSGTVSSSGVMEKDIVLAFAMKLQERLEQTGKVAVLLTRSDDTFLPLASRVQFGRDHAADLFLSVHADSEHEGSVRGATVYTLSDKASDQEAAALAAKENASDLIAGLDLQKEADGVTDILVDLTRRETRNFSAAFANGLVGDLASTTRMIKNPRRSAGFQVLRAHDVPSVLVEIGYLSNDQDEKLLTSDEWRSRVADATTQAVLRFFGQKYAYLGK, encoded by the coding sequence TTGACGACCGTCGCAAACCGCTTTGCAGTCTTTTTTCGTGTCGTCACGGTGGCGGTGATGACGCTCGTCTGCCTGACGGCTGGCGTGCTCGCCGAGGGCGCGCCTGTGGCAACCGATGGCCGCGTCGTTGGTGATGACAGCCGCACCCGCTTCGTGCTGGATATCTCCGGTGAGGTCGACCTCAGTGCCTTCACGCTCGGCGAACCTTACCGCGTCGTCATCGACTTGCCCGAGGTCGACTTTCACCTGCCACCAGGGACTGGTTCCACCGGCCGGGGCCTCGTTGCCGATTGGCGCTACGGTCAGTTCGCGGCCGGGCGATCGCGCATCGTGCTCGACGTCACTGGTCCGGTGAAGATCGATAAGGCGTTCGTGTTGCCCGCGGTCGAAAACCAGCCGGCCCGCCTGGTACTCGACCTTCTCAAGACCACGACCGCTGCGTTCGAGGAGGACTTGAGAAAAAGCCAGCTCGCACGTGACAGCGCCAATGAAGCGCCGGTGCAGAAGGCCGACCAGTTGCCACCGCCCGACCGCAGCAAACGGGAGAAGCCGCTGATCGTCATCGATCCCGGCCACGGTGGTGTCGACTCCGGCACCGTCTCGTCGTCGGGCGTCATGGAAAAGGACATTGTCCTGGCCTTTGCCATGAAGCTGCAAGAACGCCTCGAACAGACTGGAAAGGTGGCCGTGCTGCTCACACGCAGCGATGACACCTTCCTGCCGCTCGCCTCGCGGGTGCAGTTCGGGCGCGACCACGCAGCCGACCTGTTCCTTTCGGTTCACGCCGATTCCGAGCACGAGGGTTCGGTGCGAGGCGCCACGGTCTACACGTTGTCCGACAAGGCATCCGACCAGGAAGCGGCGGCGCTGGCTGCCAAGGAAAATGCCTCCGACCTCATCGCCGGTCTCGACCTGCAGAAGGAAGCCGACGGCGTGACCGACATTCTGGTCGATCTCACCCGGCGGGAAACGCGCAACTTCTCCGCCGCATTTGCCAACGGGCTGGTCGGCGATCTTGCGTCCACGACGCGGATGATCAAGAATCCGCGTCGATCGGCTGGATTCCAAGTGTTACGTGCCCATGATGTTCCCTCGGTGCTCGTGGAGATCGGCTACCTTTCCAACGATCAGGACGAAAAGTTGCTGACCTCCGACGAATGGCGCTCGCGCGTTGCCGACGCTACCACGCAGGCGGTACTGCGTTTCTTCGGTCAGAAATACGCCTACCTCGGCAAATAG
- a CDS encoding ribonuclease E/G, translating into MANKMLIDATHPEETRVVVVRGHRVEEFDFESATRKQLRGNIYLAKVTRVEPSLQAAFVEYGGNRHGFLAFSEIHPDYYQIPQADRQALIEAEEAEEREETERRARMHRDRQARAQAAKAASRPVETVSEAPAEGGEPQPAYEDAYIAATPIIESGDDEVPVPENGGVIDIHDDQSVETINDDGEERSNDDEEEHVESVGAEDALEEVPERRVRRARQYRIQEVIKRRQVLLVQVVKEERGTKGAALTTYLSLAGRYSVLMPNSGRGGGISRKITNVQDRKRLKEIAHELDVPEGMGVILRTAGAARTKTEIKRDFEYLLRLWENVRELTLRSSAPSLVYEEGSLVKRSIRDLYNKDIDEVLVAGDDSYREAKDFMRMLMPSHAKNVQPYRDPIPIFGRFGVEPQLDAMFSPQVTLKSGGYLVINQTEALVAIDVNSGRSTREHNIEDTALATNLEAAEEVARQLRLRDLAGLIVIDFIDMEEVKNNKAVERKLKDCLKNDRARIQVGRISHFGLMEMSRQRIRTGVLEGSTELCPHCLGAGIVRSTESVALHVLRSLEDLLIKGVTHHLTVRTRSAVALYILNQKRKHLSDLEARFGLTITISADEHLGAQHFAVERGEIILNPAPPPPAPTLTPESVQPYDEEVDEEIEDEEDEEGEESEPEKAQASRDERGGDGDGRRKRRRRRRRRIEGGETAANGEGQDAAVEGAEGTEQLATEGEEDGTDEEDGEPRVEGESEAEQRRRSRRRGRRGGRRRHQLDEDAGSESAAVAQEGESVSADAVTAPDEVVVTDQQSVTDDASAAIASPSAADDEPVEALAAEAEQAEDVPEDSVPATSPVHLPLESVAELVEKSVEANEPVRQPEPEPEPEPESNHPKKTGWWQRRSFF; encoded by the coding sequence ATGGCCAACAAAATGCTGATCGATGCCACCCACCCGGAGGAGACCCGGGTGGTAGTGGTGCGTGGACACCGCGTTGAGGAATTCGATTTCGAGTCGGCGACAAGGAAACAACTCAGAGGCAATATTTATCTCGCCAAGGTGACACGCGTCGAGCCGTCGCTGCAGGCTGCCTTCGTTGAGTATGGCGGCAACCGCCATGGCTTCCTTGCGTTCTCCGAAATCCATCCCGACTACTACCAGATTCCCCAGGCCGATCGTCAGGCTCTGATCGAAGCCGAAGAGGCTGAGGAGCGTGAGGAGACCGAACGCCGGGCTCGCATGCACCGCGATCGGCAAGCTCGTGCTCAGGCGGCCAAAGCGGCATCTAGGCCGGTGGAAACCGTCAGCGAGGCGCCCGCCGAAGGCGGCGAGCCGCAGCCTGCTTATGAAGACGCGTACATCGCGGCGACGCCAATTATCGAATCCGGAGACGATGAAGTTCCGGTGCCCGAGAATGGTGGGGTCATCGACATCCACGACGACCAGAGCGTCGAGACCATCAATGACGATGGCGAGGAACGCTCGAACGACGACGAAGAAGAGCACGTCGAGAGCGTCGGTGCCGAAGATGCGCTTGAGGAAGTGCCCGAGCGCCGTGTTCGTCGGGCGCGCCAGTATCGCATTCAGGAAGTGATCAAGCGGCGGCAGGTCCTGCTGGTCCAGGTCGTCAAGGAAGAGCGCGGCACCAAAGGCGCGGCGCTGACCACCTATCTCTCGCTGGCTGGCCGCTATTCGGTGCTCATGCCCAACTCCGGCCGGGGCGGTGGCATTTCCCGCAAGATCACCAACGTTCAGGATCGCAAGCGTCTCAAGGAGATCGCTCACGAACTCGACGTGCCGGAAGGCATGGGCGTCATCCTTCGGACGGCCGGCGCCGCTCGCACCAAGACCGAGATCAAGCGCGACTTCGAGTATCTCCTGCGTTTGTGGGAGAACGTGCGCGAGCTGACGCTCAGGTCCTCCGCGCCAAGCCTCGTCTATGAGGAAGGCTCGCTGGTCAAGCGTTCGATCCGCGACCTCTACAACAAGGACATCGACGAGGTCCTGGTGGCCGGCGACGATTCCTATCGCGAGGCCAAGGACTTCATGCGCATGCTCATGCCGAGCCATGCCAAGAACGTCCAGCCCTACCGCGACCCGATTCCGATCTTCGGCCGGTTCGGCGTCGAACCGCAGCTTGATGCGATGTTCTCACCGCAAGTAACGCTGAAGTCGGGTGGCTATCTGGTCATCAACCAGACGGAAGCGCTCGTCGCCATCGACGTCAACTCCGGCCGTTCGACGCGCGAGCACAATATCGAGGATACCGCGCTCGCCACCAACCTCGAAGCCGCCGAAGAGGTGGCCCGCCAACTCCGCCTGCGCGACCTTGCCGGCCTCATCGTGATCGACTTCATCGACATGGAGGAGGTCAAGAACAACAAGGCAGTGGAGCGCAAGCTCAAGGATTGCCTGAAGAACGATCGCGCTCGCATCCAGGTGGGACGCATCTCGCACTTCGGCCTGATGGAGATGAGCCGCCAACGTATCCGCACCGGCGTGCTCGAGGGCTCCACCGAGCTCTGCCCGCATTGCCTGGGCGCCGGCATCGTCCGCTCCACCGAGAGCGTGGCGCTGCACGTTCTGCGGTCACTCGAAGACCTGTTGATCAAGGGCGTGACACACCATCTGACCGTGCGTACACGATCGGCAGTGGCGCTCTACATCCTCAACCAGAAGCGCAAGCACCTTTCAGATCTCGAAGCGCGCTTCGGCCTGACCATCACCATCTCGGCCGACGAGCATCTGGGTGCTCAGCACTTTGCCGTTGAGCGCGGTGAGATCATCCTCAACCCCGCCCCGCCGCCGCCCGCGCCGACGCTGACGCCAGAGAGCGTTCAGCCCTATGACGAGGAAGTTGACGAGGAAATCGAGGACGAGGAAGACGAAGAAGGCGAGGAGAGCGAGCCGGAAAAGGCGCAAGCCTCACGCGATGAACGGGGTGGGGACGGAGATGGCCGCCGCAAGCGGCGTCGGCGTCGGCGTCGGCGGATCGAAGGTGGCGAGACCGCTGCCAACGGTGAAGGCCAGGACGCAGCCGTCGAAGGCGCCGAAGGCACCGAGCAGTTGGCGACGGAAGGCGAAGAAGACGGTACCGATGAGGAAGATGGTGAGCCGCGTGTTGAAGGCGAAAGCGAGGCCGAGCAGCGTCGTCGGTCGCGTCGACGCGGCCGTCGCGGTGGTCGCCGCCGGCATCAGCTTGACGAGGATGCTGGCTCCGAGTCGGCTGCCGTGGCGCAGGAAGGCGAGTCCGTTTCCGCCGATGCGGTGACAGCCCCCGACGAAGTGGTCGTCACCGACCAACAGTCCGTGACGGATGATGCATCCGCCGCGATTGCAAGCCCCAGCGCGGCCGACGACGAACCGGTCGAAGCACTCGCAGCAGAGGCCGAACAGGCCGAAGACGTGCCTGAGGATAGTGTGCCGGCAACGTCGCCTGTTCATCTGCCGCTCGAAAGCGTTGCCGAACTGGTCGAAAAGTCAGTGGAAGCCAACGAGCCGGTCCGCCAACCCGAACCAGAGCCGGAACCGGAACCTGAGTCCAACCATCCGAAGAAGACTGGTTGGTGGCAGCGCCGTTCGTTCTTCTGA
- a CDS encoding gamma-glutamylcyclotransferase family protein → MAESVLLFSYGTLQLKSVQLANFGRELKGRADAMVGWHRAMVEITDPDVLRQSGETHHPIVSPSGNLDDEVPGVVFEMTPDELIAADGYEVADYKRILVTLRSGAEAWVYVKA, encoded by the coding sequence ATGGCGGAAAGCGTGCTTTTGTTTTCCTACGGAACCTTGCAGCTCAAGTCGGTGCAACTCGCCAATTTCGGGCGGGAACTGAAAGGTCGGGCCGACGCCATGGTCGGCTGGCATCGAGCGATGGTGGAGATCACCGACCCGGACGTTCTGCGGCAGTCGGGAGAGACGCATCACCCGATCGTCTCACCAAGTGGGAATCTGGACGATGAAGTGCCCGGCGTCGTCTTCGAAATGACCCCAGACGAGCTCATCGCCGCCGATGGTTACGAGGTCGCCGACTACAAGCGCATATTGGTGACGCTGAGGTCCGGAGCGGAAGCCTGGGTCTACGTGAAGGCGTAA
- a CDS encoding pyridoxal phosphate-dependent aminotransferase produces the protein MLVSRRSDVAPFLAMDVLSDANRLAREGRDIIHMELGEPGAPVPTAVRVAAEAALSRGRIGYTEALGIPELRARIARLYADRYGVDVPAERVAVTGGSSGAFNLAFLAMFDVGDRVGLPTPGYPAYRNILTALGLEVVEIPTTAEARWQASAAAIEMVHAERPLAGIIVASPNNPSGTMMTRDGLKSLVAACRDMKIALVMDEIYHGLVYDGDEVTALEFSDDVVVVNSFSKYFCMTGWRVGWMVLPEQLVRPVERLAQNLFISPSELSQRAALGAFAAGEELEAVKAGYSASRRLLLERMPRIGLDRFLPVDGAFYFYADVSRHTNDSLDFCRRMLNEAGVAATPGLDFDTGRGSTYVRFSFAGRTDAIAEACERLGGWLR, from the coding sequence ATGCTGGTTTCGCGGCGGAGTGATGTGGCGCCCTTCCTGGCCATGGACGTACTGTCGGATGCCAACCGTCTCGCGCGCGAAGGGCGGGATATTATTCATATGGAGCTTGGCGAACCCGGAGCGCCTGTGCCGACCGCCGTGCGCGTCGCCGCCGAGGCAGCCCTCTCTCGCGGCCGTATTGGCTATACCGAGGCATTGGGCATTCCGGAGTTGCGTGCCCGCATCGCCCGCCTCTACGCCGATCGCTATGGTGTCGACGTGCCGGCCGAGCGGGTTGCCGTCACCGGGGGCTCCTCCGGGGCCTTCAACTTGGCCTTCCTTGCCATGTTCGATGTTGGCGATCGCGTCGGTCTGCCGACGCCTGGTTATCCAGCCTATCGGAATATCTTGACTGCGCTCGGTCTTGAGGTGGTGGAAATTCCGACCACCGCCGAGGCGCGTTGGCAGGCCAGCGCTGCCGCCATAGAGATGGTGCACGCCGAACGACCGCTTGCCGGAATCATCGTAGCGAGCCCCAACAATCCTTCGGGAACCATGATGACGCGCGACGGCCTCAAATCGCTGGTCGCCGCCTGTCGCGATATGAAGATCGCCCTCGTCATGGACGAGATTTATCATGGGTTGGTTTATGACGGCGACGAGGTAACGGCGCTGGAGTTCTCCGACGACGTCGTGGTCGTCAACTCCTTCTCGAAATACTTCTGCATGACTGGTTGGCGCGTCGGCTGGATGGTGCTTCCGGAGCAATTGGTCCGGCCGGTCGAGCGTCTCGCTCAGAACCTCTTCATCTCGCCGTCAGAGCTGTCACAGCGTGCCGCCCTCGGTGCTTTCGCGGCGGGTGAAGAACTGGAAGCGGTGAAGGCCGGCTATTCTGCGAGCCGTCGACTGCTCCTGGAGCGTATGCCGCGGATCGGTCTCGATCGCTTTCTGCCAGTCGATGGCGCTTTCTATTTCTACGCCGACGTCAGCCGCCATACCAACGACAGTCTCGATTTCTGCCGCCGTATGCTGAATGAAGCGGGGGTAGCCGCAACACCCGGCCTCGACTTCGATACCGGGCGCGGCTCAACTTATGTGCGCTTTTCCTTCGCGGGACGCACGGACGCCATTGCCGAGGCCTGCGAGCGGCTCGGGGGCTGGTTGAGGTAG